A genomic stretch from Desulfofalx alkaliphila DSM 12257 includes:
- the glsA gene encoding glutaminase A → MKELLEKILEENRHWTKKGKVATYIPALAKADPKILGITVIDIDGKAVTVGDCDTKFTLQSISKPLALMLALMDKGTDEVFSKVGMEPTGDPFNSIIKLETLRTGKPLNPMINAGAIATTALIEGQSGGEKIERLLEFVRLLAGNKDIRVNEEVYRSEQETGDRNRAMAYFMKDLGVLEADVDQILEVYFRQCAIEVTCSDIAHMARCLANKGNIAGKQIIPHEIVRLTNTFMVTCGMYNASGEFAIKVGIPAKSGVSGGIMALVPGKMGIGIIGPALNKIGNSIAGVHMLEDLSRALDLSIF, encoded by the coding sequence ATGAAAGAACTTCTGGAAAAGATACTGGAAGAAAACCGCCACTGGACAAAAAAAGGAAAGGTGGCAACTTACATTCCTGCCTTGGCAAAGGCTGACCCCAAAATACTGGGCATAACCGTGATTGACATCGACGGCAAAGCAGTGACAGTGGGGGATTGTGACACTAAATTTACCTTACAGAGTATATCAAAACCGCTGGCACTAATGCTGGCCTTAATGGATAAGGGCACCGATGAAGTTTTTAGCAAGGTGGGCATGGAACCAACCGGTGACCCCTTTAATTCCATAATAAAATTAGAAACCCTTAGAACGGGTAAACCCTTAAACCCCATGATCAATGCCGGAGCAATAGCAACCACCGCTTTAATAGAAGGGCAAAGCGGAGGTGAAAAAATAGAAAGACTGCTTGAATTTGTACGTCTCTTGGCGGGCAACAAGGACATCAGGGTAAATGAAGAGGTGTATCGTTCTGAGCAAGAGACAGGCGACCGCAACCGGGCCATGGCGTATTTTATGAAGGATTTGGGTGTGCTTGAAGCAGATGTGGACCAGATATTGGAAGTTTATTTTCGGCAATGTGCCATAGAAGTAACCTGCTCAGATATTGCACATATGGCGCGCTGCTTAGCAAATAAGGGCAATATTGCAGGCAAACAAATTATTCCCCATGAAATTGTGCGGCTCACCAATACCTTCATGGTCACCTGCGGCATGTATAATGCTTCAGGGGAATTTGCCATCAAGGTAGGCATCCCGGCAAAAAGCGGGGTCTCCGGGGGCATTATGGCCCTGGTACCCGGTAAAATGGGCATAGGTATCATAGGCCCTGCCTTAAATAAAATAGGCAACAGCATTGCCGGCGTTCATATGTTGGAGGATTTATCCCGGGCCCTGGACCTGAGTATTTTTTAA